From a single Gimesia fumaroli genomic region:
- a CDS encoding HAMP domain-containing sensor histidine kinase gives MWSSRLFWKLFLVYAGLNIASAIVFVLIVSGRQQDQVEEQIKQRLHDSAIIMRSSLDGIFEQGLSEQLQEKVKKLGEKTGTRLTLIDMDGVVIADSDQETLKLVREMENHKNRVEVIQAMSTGEGSSKRLSPTLSEPMLYYALLFKEEGKPEGVVRVAITMAKIQQEISSIEKLIWSIALLVSFTVMLLTYWVVARMIRPLTILTNAAEAIAGGDYEQKLYFPQHDELGILAQSFNHMSQEMAERVRQLQASGDRLSTVLEGMVEGVIATNERQHVLFANESAGRLLFFSPEEAEGKPLFESVRNHQLQKSVTEVLSTLEPQRMEVELESTSDRILGVTTTPLPGTPCPGLVIVLFDMTELRRLESLRQEFVANVSHELKTPLSSIKAYTETLIRGAMDDPEINKTFLMRIEEQADRLHQLILDLISLASIESGNQVFDIISIELRPFVEACLVDQQKVAESKHIEFLIEEKTPDIKVKADEEGLHQILGNLINNAIKYTPDQGRITIRWELDDTGMVLLQVQDTGIGIAEKYQARLFERFFRVDKARSRELGGTGLGLSIVKHLVQSFQGTISVTSKVGEGSTFSVRLPRG, from the coding sequence ATGTGGTCTTCGCGACTGTTCTGGAAACTGTTTCTGGTATATGCCGGTTTAAATATTGCGTCTGCGATCGTTTTTGTTTTGATTGTTTCAGGACGCCAGCAGGATCAGGTTGAAGAACAGATTAAGCAGCGTCTGCACGATTCAGCGATCATCATGCGGAGCAGCCTGGACGGTATTTTCGAGCAGGGACTTTCTGAGCAACTGCAGGAAAAAGTGAAAAAACTGGGTGAGAAAACCGGCACGCGATTGACTCTGATTGACATGGACGGGGTGGTGATCGCCGACTCGGATCAGGAGACTCTGAAGCTGGTCCGGGAGATGGAGAATCATAAAAATCGGGTTGAAGTTATTCAGGCGATGTCGACCGGCGAGGGGAGTTCAAAACGGCTCAGTCCGACGTTGAGTGAACCGATGTTGTATTACGCTCTGCTGTTCAAGGAAGAGGGGAAGCCCGAAGGAGTGGTGCGGGTGGCCATCACCATGGCGAAAATCCAGCAGGAAATTTCTTCGATTGAGAAGCTGATCTGGAGCATTGCTTTGCTGGTCAGCTTTACGGTGATGCTGCTGACCTATTGGGTTGTGGCCCGGATGATTCGTCCCCTGACGATTCTGACCAATGCCGCCGAGGCGATTGCCGGCGGGGATTATGAGCAAAAGCTCTATTTTCCGCAGCACGATGAACTGGGTATTCTGGCACAGTCGTTCAATCATATGAGCCAGGAGATGGCCGAACGCGTCAGGCAGTTGCAGGCCAGTGGGGACCGATTGAGCACTGTTCTGGAAGGAATGGTCGAAGGAGTGATCGCGACGAATGAGCGGCAGCATGTCTTGTTTGCCAACGAATCCGCCGGTCGCTTGCTGTTTTTCTCTCCGGAAGAAGCGGAGGGGAAGCCGCTGTTTGAATCGGTTCGCAATCACCAATTGCAAAAGTCAGTGACAGAGGTCTTGAGTACTTTGGAACCCCAGCGGATGGAAGTCGAGCTGGAGAGTACCAGCGATCGCATTTTGGGGGTGACGACGACGCCGCTCCCCGGAACTCCCTGTCCTGGCCTGGTGATCGTGTTGTTTGACATGACTGAGTTGCGCCGGTTGGAGTCGCTCAGGCAGGAATTTGTGGCGAATGTATCGCACGAATTGAAAACGCCTTTGAGTTCGATCAAAGCGTATACGGAAACGCTGATTCGCGGGGCGATGGACGACCCGGAGATCAACAAGACGTTTTTGATGCGGATTGAAGAACAAGCCGACCGTCTGCATCAGTTGATTCTGGATCTGATCAGTCTGGCGAGTATCGAATCCGGGAATCAGGTGTTTGATATCATCAGCATTGAGTTGCGGCCGTTTGTGGAAGCGTGCCTGGTCGACCAGCAGAAGGTTGCCGAGTCGAAACACATCGAATTTTTGATTGAAGAAAAAACGCCCGATATCAAAGTCAAAGCGGATGAAGAGGGGCTGCATCAGATTCTGGGGAATTTGATTAATAATGCGATCAAATACACTCCCGATCAGGGGCGGATTACGATTCGCTGGGAGCTGGATGATACAGGCATGGTCCTGCTCCAGGTGCAGGATACAGGGATCGGGATTGCAGAAAAATATCAGGCCCGTCTGTTCGAGCGATTCTTCCGCGTCGACAAAGCCCGCTCGCGCGAGCTGGGTGGCACCGGGCTGGGGCTCTCGATTGTGAAGCATCTCGTTCAGTCCTTTCAGGGAACGATCAGTGTGACCAGCAAAGTCGGTGAAGGAAGCACGTTTTCTGTGCGGCTTCCTCGTGGCTAA
- the dapB gene encoding 4-hydroxy-tetrahydrodipicolinate reductase, with amino-acid sequence MGDQLLVGVNGAGGRMGQRVAVLVYQDQDLKLGAALESDNSPVLGKDAGEVAGIGPIGVEIQSELTDRVDVIIDFSLPAGLMKVAGICAERQIPLVAATTGLTPEQRNEVLTASQTTPLILAPNMSLAVNLMMKLVREAAHSLKNSPGGVDVEVIERHHRFKEDAPSGTALHFGEIIADEMGQTEHIHGRHGRPGPRPTCEIGYHALRTGDNVGEHTIVFGMMGETIDLTVRGHTRDSYVYGALAAAKYLATQGAGLYTMADVLGLN; translated from the coding sequence ATGGGTGATCAACTTCTCGTCGGAGTGAATGGGGCCGGTGGTCGGATGGGACAGCGCGTGGCCGTGCTGGTTTATCAGGATCAGGATTTGAAACTCGGGGCGGCTTTAGAGTCTGACAATTCTCCGGTGCTGGGAAAAGATGCCGGTGAAGTGGCGGGCATTGGGCCGATTGGGGTTGAGATTCAATCGGAACTGACGGACCGGGTGGATGTGATCATTGATTTCTCGTTACCGGCGGGGCTGATGAAAGTGGCCGGGATTTGTGCAGAGCGGCAGATTCCTCTGGTGGCAGCGACGACAGGACTGACTCCGGAACAGCGCAATGAAGTGCTGACCGCTTCGCAGACGACGCCGCTGATTCTGGCGCCGAATATGAGTCTGGCCGTCAACCTGATGATGAAGCTGGTCCGCGAAGCCGCACATTCCCTCAAAAATTCTCCCGGCGGCGTGGATGTCGAAGTAATCGAACGCCATCACCGGTTTAAAGAAGATGCACCCAGCGGGACGGCGCTGCATTTTGGTGAGATCATCGCCGATGAAATGGGACAGACCGAGCACATTCATGGGCGGCACGGTCGTCCGGGGCCGCGGCCTACCTGCGAGATTGGCTATCACGCGCTGCGAACGGGCGATAATGTCGGCGAGCACACCATTGTGTTCGGCATGATGGGTGAGACGATCGATCTGACTGTCCGCGGGCATACCCGGGACAGTTACGTCTATGGTGCTTTGGCTGCCGCTAAATATCTGGCAACACAGGGCGCGGGCCTGTATACGATGGCCGACGTTTTGGGTCTAAATTAG
- the queG gene encoding tRNA epoxyqueuosine(34) reductase QueG: MAEASERPDCDRSQQSALIKEMAREVGFDLAGIAPAVTPAGYHSFLDWLNQGYAGEMNYLERRKEAYEHPRYVMSSVQSVLMLTLNYRTEEPPPLSGTEARVSRYAWGTTDYHKVIRKKLKQLARLIHTQFPDCETRGIVDTAPLLERDFAQLAGLGWIGKNTLLLNRNEGSWFFLAGLLLSDELEYDAPQETSHCGTCTRCLEACPTDAFVEAGTLDARKCISYLTIELRDQPIPAELRPGMQDWMFGCDVCQDVCPWNRKAPISHEPAFQPVETFSPVDACELLTLDEGGFQKRFQSTPMSRARRAGLLRNAAIVLGNRGEAAAVPVLQTVLSDSEPLIRGAAAWALGQLGASEVAAVLEQQLVVELETEVVHELQCAITEIRNRGE; the protein is encoded by the coding sequence ATGGCCGAAGCATCAGAACGACCAGACTGTGATCGGAGTCAACAAAGTGCGCTGATCAAAGAGATGGCGCGTGAGGTCGGCTTCGATCTGGCGGGCATTGCACCGGCGGTGACTCCAGCGGGGTATCATAGTTTTCTGGACTGGCTGAATCAGGGTTACGCCGGCGAGATGAATTATCTGGAGCGCCGTAAAGAAGCGTATGAGCATCCGCGGTATGTGATGAGTTCGGTGCAGAGCGTATTGATGTTGACGCTCAATTACCGGACGGAAGAGCCGCCGCCCCTTTCGGGAACCGAGGCGCGGGTTTCCCGCTATGCCTGGGGGACGACCGACTATCATAAGGTGATCCGCAAAAAACTGAAACAGCTTGCCCGCCTGATTCATACGCAGTTTCCTGATTGCGAAACCCGCGGGATTGTAGATACGGCGCCGTTGTTGGAACGCGACTTCGCACAACTGGCAGGCCTGGGCTGGATCGGAAAAAATACGCTGCTGTTGAATCGGAATGAAGGAAGCTGGTTTTTTCTGGCAGGTCTGTTGTTGAGTGACGAGCTGGAGTATGACGCGCCGCAAGAGACGTCGCATTGTGGAACCTGCACGCGCTGTCTGGAAGCCTGTCCGACCGATGCATTCGTGGAAGCGGGAACACTGGACGCGCGGAAATGCATTTCCTATCTGACGATTGAACTGCGTGATCAGCCGATCCCGGCTGAGTTGCGACCGGGAATGCAGGATTGGATGTTCGGCTGCGATGTCTGTCAGGATGTCTGCCCCTGGAACCGGAAAGCACCCATCAGTCATGAGCCTGCGTTTCAGCCTGTGGAGACATTTTCCCCCGTGGATGCCTGCGAATTATTGACGCTGGATGAAGGGGGCTTTCAGAAACGGTTTCAAAGTACGCCGATGTCGCGGGCACGGCGGGCCGGTTTGTTGCGGAATGCGGCGATTGTACTGGGGAACCGGGGAGAGGCGGCCGCGGTGCCGGTGTTGCAAACAGTGCTGTCGGATTCGGAACCCTTGATTCGAGGAGCGGCGGCCTGGGCGCTGGGACAACTGGGAGCATCTGAGGTTGCTGCTGTACTGGAGCAGCAGTTGGTTGTTGAGTTAGAGACGGAGGTGGTGCACGAATTACAGTGTGCCATTACGGAAATTCGAAACCGGGGTGAATAA
- the tuf gene encoding elongation factor Tu yields MVQKVHVNVGTIGHIDHGKTTLTAAILGVQSEMGLAQVKSYQDIAKGGIVRDKSKTVTILASHVKYETEDRTYAHIDCPGHADYIKNMISGAAQMDGAVLLVSAADGPMPQTREHILLARQVGVPYLVVFLNKCDLVDDPDLIELVEMEIRDMLTQYGFPGDDVPFIRGSAKQAHDHPADEGAARCIHQLLNALDRSIPDPVRMTDKPFLMSIENVFSISGRGTVVTGKIEQGEIRAGESVEILGLSDETRVDTVTQVESFSALVETGRAGDNVGCLLRKTGYDEVSRGQVLAVAGSVTPYRDFEAEVYVLKKEEGGRHTPFFNGYTPQFFFRTTNVTGTAMVLGDVDMALPGDGVTLSVSLTHPVALAEGDRFAVREGGKTVGSGVVTKVIA; encoded by the coding sequence ATGGTTCAGAAAGTTCATGTCAACGTTGGTACGATTGGTCACATTGACCATGGGAAAACGACTCTGACGGCTGCCATTTTGGGAGTTCAGTCGGAGATGGGGTTGGCGCAGGTCAAGTCGTATCAGGATATCGCCAAGGGTGGTATCGTGCGCGATAAGAGCAAGACGGTGACGATTCTCGCTTCGCATGTTAAATACGAAACGGAAGATCGCACCTATGCCCACATCGACTGTCCCGGCCACGCCGATTATATCAAGAATATGATTTCCGGTGCGGCCCAGATGGATGGTGCGGTGCTGCTGGTTTCTGCCGCCGATGGTCCGATGCCTCAGACGCGCGAGCATATTCTGCTGGCACGGCAGGTGGGTGTGCCTTATCTGGTCGTGTTTCTTAACAAATGTGATCTGGTGGATGATCCCGATCTGATCGAACTGGTGGAAATGGAAATTCGGGACATGCTGACACAGTACGGCTTTCCCGGAGACGATGTTCCCTTCATTCGTGGATCTGCAAAACAGGCGCATGACCATCCGGCGGATGAGGGAGCGGCACGGTGTATTCATCAACTTCTGAATGCACTGGATCGTTCTATCCCTGATCCTGTGCGGATGACCGATAAGCCGTTCTTGATGTCGATTGAAAATGTATTTTCGATCTCAGGGCGTGGCACGGTTGTGACTGGTAAAATCGAACAGGGAGAGATCCGTGCTGGTGAATCGGTAGAGATCCTCGGTCTGAGTGATGAGACGCGTGTTGATACGGTGACACAAGTCGAATCGTTCAGTGCGCTGGTTGAGACCGGTCGTGCTGGTGACAATGTCGGCTGCCTGTTGCGCAAGACCGGATACGACGAAGTGTCGCGAGGCCAGGTGCTGGCGGTTGCGGGTTCGGTGACACCGTACCGGGATTTTGAAGCGGAAGTGTATGTGTTGAAGAAAGAAGAGGGTGGTCGTCATACGCCGTTCTTTAACGGATATACGCCGCAGTTTTTCTTCCGCACGACCAACGTCACCGGGACCGCAATGGTTCTGGGAGACGTCGATATGGCTTTGCCCGGCGACGGTGTGACTCTGAGTGTTTCGCTCACGCACCCGGTTGCACTGGCTGAGGGAGATCGGTTTGCCGTCCGCGAAGGAGGTAAGACCGTTGGTTCAGGTGTGGTCACAAAAGTGATTGCCTGA
- a CDS encoding ExeA family protein — translation MYQSYWNLQSGPFEEKMDTTFFYESHPHQAGLLKLQYLIENSKGAGLLVGGSGMGKSFLCHVLKSQLAELHQPFVHLVFPQLSPIELISYLAVELGAEEAGIEPVTPGKDRIVRALHRQLLLLCEQGHKPVIVIDEAHLIVDQRIFETLHQLLNFQQTSEIDFTLLLVGDQLLLSHLQRSAQLDDRIAVRCLLKPFSPEDTRNYVEHRLEVAGRNEPVFDDEAYETLFELTQGNPRKINRLCDLGLLVGYADELPVITSDVLEAVAEELVTSIPD, via the coding sequence ATGTATCAGAGTTACTGGAATTTGCAGAGTGGTCCTTTCGAAGAAAAAATGGACACCACCTTTTTTTATGAGAGTCATCCGCATCAGGCGGGATTGCTGAAGCTGCAATATCTCATCGAAAACAGCAAAGGTGCCGGTTTACTCGTTGGTGGTTCGGGAATGGGGAAGTCGTTTCTGTGTCATGTACTGAAAAGCCAGCTTGCTGAGTTGCATCAGCCATTCGTGCATCTGGTCTTTCCTCAATTATCGCCGATCGAACTCATTTCATATCTGGCTGTCGAACTCGGTGCCGAGGAAGCAGGTATTGAGCCAGTAACTCCCGGCAAAGATCGAATTGTACGGGCCTTGCACAGGCAGTTGCTGTTGCTGTGTGAGCAGGGGCACAAGCCTGTGATCGTGATTGACGAGGCGCATCTGATTGTTGATCAGCGCATTTTCGAAACACTGCATCAGCTGTTGAATTTTCAACAGACGTCCGAGATTGATTTCACACTGTTGTTAGTTGGCGATCAGTTGCTGTTAAGTCATCTGCAGCGGTCGGCCCAGTTGGACGACCGGATTGCCGTACGTTGCCTGCTGAAACCATTTTCACCTGAAGATACTCGCAACTATGTTGAGCATCGCCTGGAAGTGGCCGGCCGCAATGAGCCGGTGTTTGATGACGAAGCCTATGAAACTCTGTTTGAGTTAACGCAGGGTAATCCCCGCAAGATTAACCGTCTGTGTGATCTGGGGTTGTTAGTCGGATATGCTGATGAACTGCCTGTGATCACGTCCGATGTGCTGGAAGCCGTTGCTGAAGAACTGGTGACGTCGATTCCTGACTAG
- a CDS encoding phytanoyl-CoA dioxygenase family protein, whose amino-acid sequence MSAALFTTEEINRFQQDGFLIVEGLFSQEEVTLLGQIGRADLAMQQATFSRADGEGGAVKLSVENELRDDIYGAIARSHRVVDRMEALLGDEVYHYHHKMIQKEAKVGGAWAWHQDYGYWYNNGCLFPDMGSCMIAVDRATEENGCLQVLKGSHLMGRINHGPVGDQTGADLERVEAACERFELVYCTLEPGSAVMFHSNLLHRSDQNKSDHPRWGFICCYNTRHNDPYKESRHPRYTPLAKCDDGIVLTVGRAQWEQLQSHPSV is encoded by the coding sequence ATGAGCGCGGCATTATTCACTACAGAAGAGATAAATCGGTTTCAGCAGGATGGTTTTCTGATTGTAGAAGGGCTCTTCAGTCAGGAAGAGGTGACTCTGCTGGGGCAGATTGGTCGTGCTGATCTGGCGATGCAGCAGGCAACGTTTAGTCGTGCGGATGGTGAAGGAGGCGCGGTCAAGCTGAGTGTGGAGAATGAACTGCGTGATGATATCTACGGTGCAATTGCCCGCAGTCATCGTGTAGTCGATCGCATGGAAGCTTTGCTGGGTGATGAGGTCTATCATTACCATCACAAGATGATTCAAAAAGAGGCCAAGGTCGGCGGCGCGTGGGCCTGGCATCAGGATTACGGCTACTGGTACAACAACGGCTGTCTGTTTCCGGATATGGGAAGTTGCATGATCGCCGTGGATCGGGCGACCGAAGAAAACGGTTGTCTGCAGGTGCTCAAAGGGAGCCATCTCATGGGGCGAATCAATCATGGCCCAGTGGGAGATCAGACAGGAGCCGATCTGGAACGGGTTGAGGCCGCCTGCGAGCGTTTCGAATTGGTTTACTGCACGCTGGAGCCGGGGTCTGCCGTGATGTTCCATTCGAATCTGTTACATCGCTCTGATCAGAACAAGAGCGATCATCCGCGGTGGGGCTTTATCTGCTGCTACAATACGCGGCACAACGATCCTTATAAAGAATCGCGGCATCCGCGGTATACCCCGTTGGCGAAATGTGATGATGGGATAGTGTTAACGGTGGGGCGGGCGCAGTGGGAACAACTGCAGTCACATCCTTCGGTCTGA